The proteins below come from a single Bacillus methanolicus genomic window:
- a CDS encoding DNA topoisomerase, with translation MSFVINAADAGREGQLLIDEILYFLNNKKPVKRLWTSSLTKNSVIKAFQNLKDNREFKGYYYEAISRQRADWLVGISVTRTLSILLSEKGINKTFSAGRVQSALMGIIYQREKEIENFVSKPYWDCEAEFQFGENKLVGKWFKEDADHIFELEAAQALADFCKDNSAQVYSVIKEEKRSPPPQFYNLSALQMEANRLYGMSPAAVLSYAQSLYDRSLITYPRSDSRYITPEEAKWLPSILNNLAKLDEYKPLINGTTKDISKDKRYVDKDRVTEHFAIVLTEEIVNPLTLPRGEQLIYDLIAKSIIAAHYLHIAT, from the coding sequence ATTTCTTTTGTAATAAATGCAGCCGATGCCGGCAGGGAAGGTCAACTTTTAATTGACGAAATTCTGTATTTTTTAAATAATAAAAAACCAGTTAAGCGCCTTTGGACTTCTTCACTTACGAAAAACAGTGTAATTAAAGCATTTCAAAATTTAAAAGATAATCGTGAATTTAAAGGATACTATTATGAAGCTATTTCCAGGCAGAGAGCAGATTGGTTAGTTGGAATTTCAGTAACAAGGACTTTATCGATTCTGCTTTCAGAAAAAGGAATAAATAAAACATTTTCAGCAGGTCGAGTACAGTCAGCATTGATGGGAATCATTTATCAACGAGAAAAAGAAATTGAAAATTTTGTTAGTAAACCTTACTGGGATTGTGAAGCTGAGTTTCAATTTGGTGAAAACAAGCTTGTTGGTAAATGGTTTAAAGAAGATGCAGATCATATTTTCGAATTGGAAGCAGCACAAGCTCTGGCTGACTTTTGTAAAGACAATAGTGCACAGGTTTATTCAGTTATAAAAGAGGAAAAAAGAAGTCCTCCACCGCAGTTTTATAACCTTTCGGCTCTTCAGATGGAAGCGAATCGATTATACGGTATGTCCCCAGCAGCTGTCTTATCTTACGCACAATCATTATATGATAGATCGTTAATTACATATCCTAGAAGTGACAGCCGGTATATTACTCCGGAAGAAGCCAAGTGGCTACCAAGCATTTTAAATAACCTAGCCAAGTTAGATGAATACAAACCTCTAATTAATGGTACAACCAAAGATATTTCCAAAGATAAAAGGTACGTGGATAAAGATCGGGTAACGGAACATTTTGCAATAGTTTTAACAGAAGAAATTGTAAATCCTCTCACTTTACCAAGAGGAGAACAGCTAATTTATGATCTTATTGCAAAATCAATTATTGCTGCACATTATCTTCATATTGCGACATAG